Within Spinacia oleracea cultivar Varoflay chromosome 4, BTI_SOV_V1, whole genome shotgun sequence, the genomic segment TGgaccacgtcttcgccgaccaaaAAGGTAGAAACGTCGAAGTATACGTAGACGATtcgatcgtcaaaagcaagaaggATACCGACCATGTTGCGGACCTCAGAGAAACTTTCGAAAATCTTCGAAAGTATAAAATGAAGTTAAACCCAAAGAAATGTGTCTTTGGGGTAAGATCTGGAAAATTCCTAGGCTTCATGGTCAGCCAAACAGGAATAGATGCCAACCCCGACAAAGTTAAAGCAGCCATAGATCTGCCAAAGCCGAAGAGGGACATTCAGAGACTGGCAGGAAGGATGGCCGCACTCTCCCGATTCATCTCAAAGGCATCAGACAAGGGAATCCCTTTCTTCAAAGCATTAAAAAATAAAGACATGGTCTGGGGAGCGGAACAGAAGGAAGCCTTTAGCCGAATCAAGACACACTTGGCCAGTTTTCCTACCTTGGCCCGACCCGTCGAAGGAGAAACGCTATACCTCTATGTGGCCGTCAGCCCAGCAACTGTCAGTGCAGTACTACTCCGAGAAAGTgacaaacaacaacaacccaTCTATTTTATCAGCCATACACTGCTCTCAGCAGAAACCAGGTACCCAATGATAGAAAAGGTAGCATACGCAGTAATCATCGCAGCTCGTAAACTTAGACCGTACTTCGACGCCCACCAGATAGTTGTCCTGACAGACCAGTTGCTAGGCAAAACGGTCGAGAAAATCGACAAGTCAGGAAGGATGGCAAGATGGGCTCTCGAACTGACAGAATACGGAATAAAATTCCAACCGCGAGCGGCGATCAAAGCCCAGGCTTTAGCAGACTTCCTAGCAGAATGTTCCTACCAAGAAACACTAGACGAAACTCGGAAAACCTGGGAAATCTACGCAGATGGGTCATCCACCATCGGCGGGTCTGGTGCCGGAGTCGTCCTCATCTCTCCAGAGAAGAAAATTATCGAATACGCAATCAAATTCTGTTTTAAGGCATCCAATAAcgaggcagaatatgaagcagcaATCGCCGGTCTCGAGGTATGACTGACCCTCGAAGCAGAGCATGTGCTGCTCAAAACAGACTCCCAGCTCGTTGCAAACCAAATCAGAGGGGAATATGAAGCCATTCATCCAAATATGACCCTCTACCTGGCAAAAATCAAAGCCCTAAGTTCTAACCTACGATCATTCGAGGTACAACTGATCCTCAGAAGCCAAAACATCCAGGCAGACGCCCTGTCCAAACTCGCCAGTTCCAGTCTGGCAGATGTAAATAGATCAGTCTTCGTCGAGGTCAGACAAACAAAATCAATTGAGGAAGAGACAGTAGATGCATTTCCAATCAGCACCGATCCTTCGTGGATGGACCCGATAATAGCTTTCAAAAAAGAGCAGAGTCTCCCAGAGGATAAAAACACCCAACAAAGAATCAAACGTACATCTGCACACTTCTGCATAATCAACGAAGAGCTATACCGCAAATCATTCTCATCTCCCTTCCTTAAATGTGTCGGCCCAGTAGATGccgactacatcctaagggagaTTCACTTGGGCAtctgcggaaaccacatcggcGGACGTACCCTGGCACATAAAGCCCTCAGAGCGGGATATTGGTGGCCCACAATGGTAGCAGACTCTAAACAAATGGTCCAAAAATGCGAGAAGTGCCAAAAGTACGCCCCCGTTATCAACATGCCAGCCAGAGATTTAACGCCGATCCTCAATCCCCTACCCTTCGCCCAATGGGGACTGGACCTACTAGGACCTTTCCCTACTGCAACATATCAAAAGAAATATCTAATCGTTGGGGTTGACTACTTCACAAAATGGATCGAGGCCGAAGCACTATCAAATGTATCCGAACACAACGTCAGGAAATTTATATGGAAGAACATCATCACCTGtttcggaatcccaaaagcccTAGTAATGGACCATGGCAGACAGTTCGACAATTCTCCCTTAACCAATTGGCTCGACCAATTCGGGATCAAAATAGCGAAGTCAGCGGTCTGCCACCCCCAGAGTAACGGCCAAGCCGAAGCCGCTAACAAGCAGATATTAGGAGCCCTCAGGAAGAACAGAAAAGTAAATGGCTCGAAGAGCTACCAGGAACCCTATGGGCGCTACGAACCACCGAAAAGGAATCCACCGGATACACCCCCTTCAGCCTGGTATACGGATCGGAAGCCGTTCTTCCAGTGGAAATAGGGGCTGAGAGATTCAGAGTCAGATGCTATTCGGAAGAAGAAAATGAGGCACGACTTAGAGAAGAATTAGACCTCTTCGACGAAAGGAGAGACAGCGCCAGACTCAAAATGGCAGCTTACATGCAACGTGTAAGCCGACACTATAATCGCAGAGTAAGGTTAAGGCCTCTCAAAGTCGGAGACTTGGTCCTCAGAAAATCAGCAGCCACAGGAAAAGGAAAAGCAGAAGGTAAGCTGAGCGCCAATTGGGAAGGACCCTACGAAATATACCAAGAAAAAAGACCCGGGACTTATAAACTCCAACGTCCAGACGGCAGCAAAGTCACCAGTCACTGGAACACCGATGTCTTGAAGAAATACTTTGTTTAAACCCATCGGCTTATCCCCCTCGGATAGGCCTATAGAGGTTAGAACCTCCTTTGTAAGACAAAAACTAAAATGGTCCCCAATAACTGACAATATTCACCTCACACCATTTGTAAACCAGTCAAGGAAAGATATCCAATGTTTGGGAAGTCAGACATGAGTAATGTTTTGAAGTCTCAGGGTTGACAATATTTCCCACCAAGCAAAAAAGGAAGTCAGAATCTAGCGAATCCTATGGAAAAACGCAGCTGACAATATTTCCCACAAACCAATAAATCCTAAAGGCAAGACATGGGAAGTCAGGCTTACTTAAAGTAATGCCTGACAATATGTCCCACAACAGGGAAGTCGGATCTAGCGTCATTACCGGTAAAACGCAGCTGACCATATTTCCCACATAATAAATGCCAAACAAAAGGATTGTCACAAAAATTGGGAAGTCAAAACTGACAATATTTCCCACCAAAAATAAATCCTAAGGCAAAATAAGGGAAGTCAGACCACAAAGCCTGACAATATTTCCCACAACAGGGAGTCAGATCTGCCGACATATAGCTGACCATATATCCCACATAAATGAAAGCCAAATAAAAGGATTACCACGGAATAAGGAAATCAAAACAATTGTATTTATCTGCAAATCACAGCAGAAAATATCTCCCACAAAAAGCATAGTGGTCAGGCATATAGACGAAGAATAAAATGATATTCATACAAAGGTCATCACACGCAGAAGAGGAGAAGACAAACATCATCGAAGATCAGACATTCATGCAAAGATAAACGAAGGCAACTTCTAAAGATCCCTGCTGGGCAAACATTTCTActcttaaattaaatatatgaaCACACCATCAGGTCAGACAAGGTGGACATCAGTAGACCCACCAGAAGAACCTAAGGTAAACATTTGTTTCAGATTGGCAGTTATCCCCAAAACAGACAAAAAACCAACCGTACAACAGCAAAGAAAAAAGAAGTAAGATAAAACTGTTTGTACAAATGGCATCATCAGAAGTGAAATtcatcaaaaaaaaagaaaaacaaggtCAAAGTCATCAAAGCTCCCCGCAAGATCCCGTAGATTCGGGAGACGGCTGCCCGACTTCCTAGGCGACATTCGGATTCTCCATCGGAACATCACCAGGGCTCTTCCCCTCCGCAGCTGTCTGTGTACCAGACGACCCAGGCGCAGCCACAGTCTTACCTTGTGCACTAGCAGCCTTCTTATCAGTTGCTTCTCGAGCCTTCTGAGCAAGCAATTCAGACAACTCTTTAGCCTCTTCGGCAGAGGGAAATTTGTGGGCACCTCCCTTATAAGCCTTCATCACCTCGCCCCACTTCAAAGACGGATCCACCTTCTGCACAAAACGCCGAGCATCACAAAACCCGTCCCTCCAACGAGCATTTCCCCGCTCCTGACTTTCCTTGACAGAAATCCGATTGTCCCTCTCAGCCGTGACATCTTGCAGTTTTTTCTCCAGGTCAGTCACTTTGGCTGCAGCAGAATTAGCCTCAGCAGTTTTCTCCTTGATCAGTTTCTCCTTCTCAGCCAACTCCTTGTCTTTCGCCTCCAACTGAGCGTCCTTGGCTTTGAGCTGATCACCCTTGGCCTTCAGCTGACTATCCCTCGCCTTCAGCAGAACCTTCTGATCCTCAATTTCCTTCTGCAACCTCTCGCCCGCAGACTTTGTCTGAGCTATCAGCCGATCCAGCTCGAGTTGATCCTCAACCATCTTCTTCTGCCGTTCAGCTTGAATCTCTCTCTCATGATAGGCAGACCCAGAATGCAGAGCCAGATGCTCAAAGGtctaaaaaaggaaaaacataaGTAAACACAAAAGCCCGACAGGATCAAAGTCAAAAGAAATTAAACCTATCAAACTGCTTACCTTCATAAAATGGAAGAGGGTCATGCCAAGAGGGTCAGGCACAGGGCCTCGGGGAACGTCAGCTGGCAGAAAGGAAGATTCCATCCACCGCCGCGACAACTCGATCATGGCCACATAATCAGTTGACTGAGCCGAATCAAAGTTTTGAATCTGGCTCGGCCCAGACAACCGCTGACAAACCTCCTATGGGATAGACAGCTTCGGCACCTGAGCCATACCAGACAAGCTATCCACAAAGTCGTTAATACCGCCCATGGACAAATTCCCAAGGGTATTCGCAGACCTTGTGGGTTGAGAGACAGAAGGTTGAAATTCAGGCCCATGTTTAGGGCGTTTCGGATCAGGGGCGTCAGAAGGGTCAAACACAACCCTCTTTTCAGGAGAATCCTCCAACACAATGCGAACtagcactactacaaaagttgGAATAAGTAACGCTAAATAGAGTACGGTTAAGTGTGTTAAGCGTTTCATAGGATAATAGAGTACGGTTTTCTCTAATAACAGTTCTATGGGAGAAAGAATAGAGAACGGTTACATCACTTGACCGTTTCATATTTTTTaccataataaaaataataattatatttaatatatacATGTATAGTAGGAGACTAGGAGTACGAATCAAAAACATATAGAGCGGTGTTTTAAATCCTTGATACAGGCGTACAATATTctcatttaaaataaataaaaaaactaatTCAGCGGCGATCAAAcctcaaaataaaaaacctcCCGCAAACCAAAACCTAAACATTCTACTGTATCTTCTGCAAAACCTTAACCTTAATCGTGCGAAACCTAAACCTTTCTAACAAAACCCCAAATTCAATCTCCCGCAAAACCTCGACCATAATCGTGCACCACCACCAGATCACCGCCGCACCACCACCAGATCACTGCCGCATTACTGTACCGTCGGCCGCACTACTGTATCGCTGCTTCTTTGCGACCTCTGGTGAACATCGACTCACCACACTCCAAATTTCGAGGTTGGTATTCTTAATTTTGTTCTACATCTTTGCCATTCAACCAATAATGTTCTTAATTATGAAGACTTTGATAATTTAAGGTTTAGGTCGAATCATAGAGTCCAATTAAACGGAATTACATTTAATTTTGTAGGATTATTGTCCAAAAAAATCTGGTGAATTTAGTCCAATTAAACTGATTTTTTTAGTTAATATGATTTAAGTCTTATTAAATTGAAATTTGCAGTTAGAGAAAGAAAGGGGAAAGGTTGTACATTTGATGTTCTCTTGCTGTTTGAGCAGTGGGGGTGCTCATAATTGGTTGTGTTGGTAATTGGTAAGAGTTGAATTCATCAGCTACAGTccccaaatatcaaaaatatCCATATTACCCAAAAATGTATTCTAATTGTGAGATTAGCTAAATTGAGCACACAGTTGAACATGTATCCTCCCTCCAACGACTTAGAGCTAGTCTACCCGAGAACTCTGACCCTTAATTCCTAGTTCGTAGCTAGTCTTGCTAAAGAACATACTTGTCAGTTGTCATTAGAATCCTTTTGGTTTATGCTTATCTAAGAAAATCTGGCGTACTTATTGTTCTCTCTTTGTGCCCCTTTAGATATATCTAATCTCATTTTTAGCATGAAACACCAAATTCTTATGACAAAATGCAGCAGAAGCACAACTAATTTGCTAGATACAAATGTAGTggaaactatttttttttctcggTTTATTTGCCAATTTCACTTACGTGTACAAACTTTTCCTCAGTCTCTTCTATTTTTGAGGAGCATATGAACAATTAATCATTTTAACATATACAGTTTCTACTTTCAGTTTCTTGATGGCAGGGTAATATTTGTAGAAGTAGCCAAACCAAGGTCTGAAACTCGCAATAACCAGCAGATTTCAAGAGAATCACACTAACATTCAGTGCTGCTGAGCATGCAATTAGAGCTAGAAATGTGAGTTATGCCGCTGTAGTGTACAAGGAGGTCAAGATGTAGGCAGCCGTATTTCTTACAAATGGAGATGCTGCAGAAATCTTTATTTTACCGCATCCTTTTGGCGGTTCAGTTTACATCGTAAACTCTTGTTACATTTTGGTAAGTATTTCAGATAAGAGTTTAATGTAATATATAGTTGAAATGATTAAACAATCCCATGTTTAAACAGGAAAAAGAACAAAGCCTTTCGCCCTCCCTCTTCTCCCACCGAATTTGTCCAAAAACAGAACTCTACTATTGAAAAGTATTTGTGGTTCTGATTTTGTGTACTATAAACTGTAATACAACTGAAAAAACAGATTTTATGTTAACTTATGTGACAAAACTATTCTGTACTTTCATTTCTTTCGTGTTACATATGTTTCATATGGTGTTTTCTATTGCAGATTCATACAGCAAGTCATAATGCATCAAATCAAGTAAACGTTTTGTTATCTGCTTTCTATTACTTGATTTTTTATGATCATACTTTATCCTTTCTGCATTATTAGTCAAATATGTTTCATCACCTCAAAGTCTCATCGGTTGGTTTGATGGGATTGGGAATGATATTTTTACTTTCGGTATTTAAGTAAGTAAGATTCATAGCAAACATAAAATTCTCATCTTTGTTGGTTTGATGGGATTGGTAATGATATGggtgaaagttggttgatttacTATGTCGTAAAAGACGTATGGTTATGGACATTTACACTTTTTTGTATTTACATACAACATTTTAATTTCTCCTTTTTCTCATCTGAAAAAGAAAAGATTTTTACTACATTGAGATTTAATTTTCCTGATTTATGTCTTACAAGTTGTGTTAACTAACTATCAAGATTCTGCAAGAACTCCCTGCAACCTGACTTTTGGTTTAAAACTTAATTTTCTAGGATGGATAAATTAGGTGTCTTTATTGTTGGGTTGGAACAAAGAGCAACACTCCTAGAGCAGTTTTCTGTGAAGAAAGAAGCGGAGATATTTAATTACACACCAATCACTATAGAGAATAGGCATcacaagaaataaaaataaaaatagacaaTAGGCATTCAGTCTAAGACAAGAACATACATCACGAATAGCCTGTTTATGTACACCGTGTGACGTGTGTGTTTTCTAGGCATACTGTATCTTTTTTTTCACAGCGACTCATCTGAGTGCCTATTGTTATTTCCAGTTGGTTCTTGTGCCTGTTATTTCCAGTTGGTTCTTGTTTGCTATCACTTATCACATGAGAGTCTGGGAGTATAAGTATCCATATAACTTGTATCATAAAATCACAACatatgtgactgaaattaagaTTACTTGAGAAGGTTTTGGCACAGtgcatatttatatatatatatatatatatatatatatatatatatatatatatatatatatatatatatatatatatatatatatatatatatatatatatttattgcGTGTTTCTTCTTCTGTATTTTATAGAGGCTGCCATGCTACTTTAATCTATGTTTACATTTTTCTTATTAATTTCAGCTTTTAAGATGTCTCATTCACGTTGAGTCACCATTTCTTGAGTGAATTCCTCTGTTTGGCAGACACTTGATTAAGCTTGTGTTCTAACAAATACAGCAGTACAAAGATCATATATTTGGTGACTGTTTGGACTTTTATGCCAACCCTACATTTTTCTTTTCTGAATGTATAACTATGTTGCCTACTGGATGAACCTTAGCTGAATGTCTTTCCAGCCATTTTTTTGAGCTGAGACCTTGATATTAACTTTTGCTCTTTATTCATTTCTTGGCAGTTAGCTTTAGCAAATAAACTGAAATTTTAGTACACTTGGGATAGGGAGAAGTGAGAAAAAGTTGTAGTCGAATGGGTATAACTTGCAATCCATTACAATCCCACTGCACACTTGTGACATTAGGAACTATGTTATTCTTCCTCTAATGTTtattttgatatatatataccCATTATTTAGTGTTAAATTTTATGACTCTTACATTTTAACTTGTCTTGTAATATTTTAACAAAGCTCCCACGTATTCTCAAACTACGATTGACGAGCTAAGGGAGAGGTGGATCTCATACGTTACCGAATATCACCAACCAAATaacgatgaagatgatgatgatgatgatgacgacAATGATCTAGTGTGACCTCAGTTCAGACCTGCAGACGAACTGCCAAGTCTGGTATCTGCCGTTGCTGCAGATCGAAGTTGTCGTTGCTGCAGATCGAAGCTGCTGTTGCTGCAGAATCTGTTCTTGCTGCTACACGCCTACACCATCCCCAGTTAATG encodes:
- the LOC130472102 gene encoding uncharacterized protein, with amino-acid sequence MIELSRRWMESSFLPADVPRGPVPDPLGMTLFHFMKTFEHLALHSGSAYHEREIQAERQKKMVEDQLELDRLIAQTKSAGERLQKEIEDQKVLLKARDSQLKAKGDQLKAKDAQLEAKDKELAEKEKLIKEKTAEANSAAAKVTDLEKKLQDVTAERDNRISVKESQERGNARWRDGFCDARRFVQKVDPSLKWGEVMKAYKGGAHKFPSAEEAKELSELLAQKAREATDKKAASAQGKTVAAPGSSGTQTAAEGKSPGDVPMENPNVA